Proteins encoded together in one Pseudomonas sp. TCU-HL1 window:
- a CDS encoding OprD family porin — protein sequence MQVMKWSALALAVTAGSMQLAFASAQEESKGFVEDSNLTLLNKNFFFYRDFRNNPNTRQNYRKEWAHGISAMYESGFTQGTVGFGVDAHAMLGLKLDSGNGTNGTGLFPTGSDGRSQDDYSYAGGAVKAQLSNTQLKYGNLFPTAPVFATGTARLFPGSAEGFQLTSSEIEGLNIDAGHFTSIRDGSASTNRHGEITTTYTGIASNSADYVGGSYSFTDNVSASLYGAELEDIWRQYYGNLNWNIPFSDSQALNLDFNVYRTLDEGQAKAGDLDSTAWSAAAAYSIGAHKLTLAYQKVNGDEPFDYIAMDGANSGDSIFLANSVQYSDFNGPNEKSIQVRYDLNMAEYGVPGLSFMARYITGDDVDGTKADPNGAFAGAIGEDGKEWERNIEAKYVVQEGAAKDLSIRIRHASWRANSDMAFFGSAGGTASDEIRVITEYPLDIL from the coding sequence ATGCAAGTGATGAAGTGGAGCGCACTGGCTCTGGCCGTGACCGCCGGTAGCATGCAGTTGGCTTTTGCCAGCGCCCAAGAAGAGTCCAAGGGCTTCGTAGAAGACAGCAACCTGACTCTTCTGAACAAGAACTTCTTCTTCTACCGCGACTTCCGCAACAACCCCAACACCAGACAGAACTACCGTAAAGAATGGGCCCATGGCATCAGTGCCATGTACGAGTCCGGCTTTACCCAAGGCACCGTTGGCTTCGGCGTTGACGCCCATGCCATGCTGGGCCTGAAACTGGACAGCGGCAACGGCACCAACGGTACCGGCCTGTTCCCCACTGGCTCTGACGGTCGTTCCCAGGACGATTACTCCTACGCTGGCGGCGCAGTCAAAGCACAGCTCTCCAACACCCAGCTGAAGTACGGCAACCTGTTCCCGACCGCTCCGGTGTTCGCCACTGGTACCGCTCGCCTGTTCCCGGGCTCCGCTGAAGGCTTCCAGCTGACCAGCAGCGAGATCGAAGGCCTGAACATTGACGCCGGCCACTTCACCTCCATCCGTGACGGCAGCGCCTCCACCAACCGCCACGGCGAAATCACCACCACCTACACCGGCATCGCCAGCAATAGCGCTGACTACGTGGGCGGCTCCTACTCCTTCACCGACAACGTCAGCGCCAGCCTGTACGGCGCCGAGCTGGAAGACATCTGGCGTCAGTACTACGGCAACCTGAACTGGAACATTCCGTTCAGCGACAGCCAAGCCCTGAACCTGGACTTCAACGTCTACCGCACCCTGGACGAAGGTCAGGCCAAGGCCGGCGACCTCGACAGCACCGCCTGGTCCGCTGCCGCCGCCTACTCCATCGGCGCCCACAAGCTCACCCTGGCCTACCAGAAAGTGAACGGTGACGAGCCCTTCGACTACATCGCGATGGACGGCGCAAACTCCGGCGACTCCATCTTCCTCGCCAACTCCGTTCAGTACTCCGACTTCAACGGCCCGAACGAGAAGTCCATCCAGGTTCGCTACGACCTGAACATGGCTGAGTACGGCGTGCCCGGCCTGAGCTTCATGGCTCGCTACATCACCGGTGACGACGTTGACGGCACCAAGGCCGACCCGAACGGCGCCTTCGCTGGCGCCATCGGCGAAGACGGCAAGGAATGGGAACGCAACATCGAAGCCAAGTACGTGGTTCAGGAAGGCGCTGCCAAAGACCTGTCCATCCGTATTCGTCACGCCAGCTGGCGTGCCAACAGCGACATGGCCTTCTTCGGCTCCGCTGGCGGTACTGCAAGCGACGAAATCCGTGTAATCACCGAGTACCCGCTGGATATCCTGTAA
- a CDS encoding Dps family protein, translating to MEINIGIAEQDRAAIAEGLSRLLADTYTLYLKTHNFHWNVTGPMFNTLHLMFEGQYNELSLAVDAIAERIRALGFPAPGTYAAYARLSSIKEEEGVPAAEDMIKQLVQGQEAVVRTARGIFPLLDKVSDEPTADLLTQRMQVHEKTAWMLRSLLAA from the coding sequence ATGGAAATCAACATCGGAATCGCCGAACAGGATCGCGCAGCCATCGCGGAAGGCTTGTCCCGACTGCTGGCCGATACGTACACCCTCTATCTCAAGACCCACAACTTCCACTGGAACGTTACCGGGCCGATGTTCAACACCCTGCACCTGATGTTCGAAGGCCAGTACAACGAACTCTCCCTGGCGGTCGACGCCATCGCCGAGCGCATCCGCGCCCTGGGCTTCCCCGCTCCTGGCACCTATGCCGCTTACGCCCGCCTGTCCTCCATCAAGGAAGAAGAAGGTGTACCGGCCGCCGAAGACATGATCAAGCAACTGGTCCAGGGCCAGGAGGCCGTCGTACGCACCGCCCGCGGAATCTTCCCGCTGCTCGACAAGGTCAGCGACGAACCCACCGCTGACCTGCTGACCCAACGCATGCAGGTTCACGAAAAGACCGCATGGATGCTCCGCAGTCTGCTCGCCGCCTGA
- the aspS gene encoding aspartate--tRNA ligase → MMRSHYCGQLNESLDGQEITLCGWVHRRRDHGGVIFLDIRDREGLAQVVFDPDREDTFARADRVRSEYVVKITGKVRLRPEGARNANMASGAIEVLGYELEVLNQAETPPFPLDEHSDVGEETRLRYRFIDLRRPEMAAKLKLRARITSSIRRYLDENGFLDVETPILGRPTPEGARDYLVPSRTYPGHFFALPQSPQLFKQLLMVAGFDRYYQIAKCFRDEDLRADRQPEFTQIDIETSFLDESDIIGITEKMVRQLFKEVLDVEFDEFPHMPFEEAMRRYGSDKPDLRIPLELVDVADQLNAVEFKVFSGPANDPKGRVAALRVPGAASMPRSQIDDYTKFVGIYGAKGLAYIKVNERAKGVEGLQSPIVKFIPEENLNVILDRVGAVDGDIVFFGADKAKIVCDALGALRIKVGHDLKLLTREWAPMWVVDFPMFEENDDGSLTSLHHPFTSPKCTPQELEANPAAALSRAYDMVLNGTELGGGSIRIHDKSMQQAVFRVLGIDDAEQEEKFGFLLDALKYGAPPHGGLAFGLDRLVMLMTGAASIREVIAFPKTQSAGDVMTQAPGTVDAKALRELNIRLREQAKAE, encoded by the coding sequence ATGATGCGCAGCCACTATTGCGGCCAACTGAACGAGAGCCTGGACGGCCAGGAAATCACCCTCTGCGGTTGGGTACACCGCCGCCGTGACCACGGCGGGGTCATTTTCCTCGATATCCGTGATCGCGAAGGCCTGGCCCAGGTAGTGTTCGACCCGGACCGCGAAGACACCTTCGCCCGCGCCGACCGTGTCCGCAGCGAGTATGTGGTGAAAATCACCGGCAAGGTCCGCCTGCGTCCGGAAGGCGCGCGCAACGCGAACATGGCGTCCGGCGCCATCGAAGTGCTGGGCTACGAGCTCGAAGTGCTGAACCAGGCCGAGACCCCGCCGTTCCCGCTGGACGAACACTCCGACGTGGGCGAGGAAACCCGCCTGCGCTATCGCTTCATCGACCTGCGCCGTCCGGAAATGGCCGCCAAGCTGAAGCTGCGTGCGCGCATCACCAGCAGCATCCGCCGCTACCTGGACGAGAACGGCTTTCTCGACGTGGAAACCCCGATCCTGGGCCGTCCGACTCCGGAAGGCGCCCGCGACTACCTGGTACCGAGCCGCACCTACCCGGGTCACTTCTTCGCCCTGCCGCAGTCGCCCCAGCTGTTCAAGCAACTGCTGATGGTGGCCGGCTTCGACCGCTACTACCAGATCGCCAAGTGCTTCCGTGATGAAGACCTGCGTGCCGACCGCCAACCGGAATTCACGCAGATCGACATCGAGACCAGCTTCCTGGATGAGAGCGACATCATCGGGATTACCGAGAAGATGGTGCGCCAGCTGTTCAAGGAAGTGCTGGATGTCGAGTTCGACGAGTTCCCGCACATGCCGTTCGAAGAAGCCATGCGCCGCTACGGTTCGGACAAGCCCGACCTGCGTATCCCGCTGGAACTGGTTGACGTCGCCGACCAACTGAACGCCGTGGAATTCAAGGTGTTCTCCGGTCCAGCCAACGATCCGAAGGGCCGTGTCGCCGCCCTGCGCGTGCCGGGCGCCGCTTCCATGCCGCGCAGCCAGATCGATGATTACACCAAGTTCGTCGGCATCTATGGCGCCAAGGGCCTGGCCTACATCAAGGTCAACGAGCGCGCCAAGGGCGTGGAAGGCCTGCAGTCGCCCATCGTCAAGTTCATCCCCGAAGAGAATCTCAATGTGATCCTCGATCGCGTGGGTGCGGTTGATGGCGACATCGTGTTCTTCGGCGCCGACAAGGCCAAGATCGTCTGCGACGCCCTGGGCGCATTGCGTATCAAGGTCGGCCATGACCTCAAGCTGCTCACCAGGGAGTGGGCGCCGATGTGGGTTGTGGACTTCCCGATGTTCGAAGAGAACGACGACGGCAGCCTGACTTCGCTGCACCACCCGTTCACCTCGCCCAAGTGCACCCCGCAGGAGCTGGAGGCCAACCCGGCCGCCGCGTTGTCCCGTGCCTACGACATGGTGCTGAACGGCACCGAGCTGGGCGGCGGGTCTATCCGTATCCACGACAAGTCCATGCAGCAGGCGGTGTTCCGTGTGCTGGGCATCGACGATGCGGAGCAGGAAGAGAAATTCGGCTTCCTCCTCGATGCGCTCAAGTACGGCGCACCGCCGCATGGTGGCCTGGCCTTCGGCCTGGACCGTCTGGTGATGCTGATGACTGGCGCGGCGTCGATCCGCGAAGTGATTGCCTTCCCGAAAACCCAGAGCGCCGGCGACGTCATGACCCAGGCGCCAGGCACCGTGGATGCCAAGGCCCTGCGCGAGCTGAATATCCGCCTGCGTGAACAGGCCAAGGCTGAGTAA
- a CDS encoding SlyX family protein encodes MSLEMRIADLESRLAFQDDTIQALNDVLVEQQRAVDRLQLQLAALAKRQEELLSQFGSGEDEAPPPHY; translated from the coding sequence ATGAGTCTGGAAATGCGTATCGCAGACCTGGAAAGCCGATTGGCTTTTCAGGATGACACGATTCAGGCACTCAACGATGTGCTGGTCGAGCAGCAGCGGGCGGTGGACCGCCTTCAGCTTCAGTTGGCCGCACTGGCCAAGCGTCAGGAGGAACTGCTCAGTCAGTTCGGTTCCGGGGAGGATGAGGCGCCGCCGCCTCACTATTGA
- a CDS encoding HIT family protein: MFALDPRLQQDTLLIGDFPLCQLLLMNDAQYPWFILVPRREEVSELFQLSVEEQRQLWQETTFLAETLKDTFGADKMNVATLGNVVSQLHMHVIVRRRHDAAWPAPVWGRHPAVPYSADQVGAIRAKLRLVLADDFQFVEG; this comes from the coding sequence ATGTTCGCCCTGGACCCAAGACTTCAGCAGGACACCCTGCTCATCGGTGATTTTCCCCTGTGCCAGCTGCTGTTGATGAATGATGCCCAGTATCCCTGGTTCATTCTGGTGCCTCGACGCGAAGAGGTCAGCGAGCTGTTTCAGCTCAGCGTCGAAGAGCAGCGCCAGCTCTGGCAGGAAACCACCTTCCTGGCTGAAACCCTCAAAGACACCTTTGGTGCCGACAAGATGAACGTCGCCACCCTGGGCAATGTGGTCAGTCAGTTGCACATGCACGTGATCGTTCGGCGTCGCCATGATGCCGCCTGGCCTGCGCCGGTCTGGGGGCGTCACCCGGCGGTGCCTTACTCGGCGGATCAGGTCGGGGCCATTCGCGCCAAGCTTCGCCTGGTGCTGGCCGACGATTTCCAATTCGTAGAGGGCTGA
- a CDS encoding PaaI family thioesterase — translation MTAEQVQALIRGGVPMAEGIDLRIERIDDQGALARVPFQPRLVRPGGTLSGPTIMALADAAMYAVVLGRLGKVEMAVTSNLNINFLSRPAPVDLLADARILKLGRRQAVCEVSLYSLGEEENLVAHVTGTYALPLVG, via the coding sequence CTGACAGCAGAGCAGGTACAGGCGCTGATTCGCGGCGGGGTACCCATGGCAGAGGGCATCGATCTGCGGATTGAACGGATCGATGATCAGGGGGCGCTGGCGCGGGTTCCATTCCAGCCCAGATTGGTGCGTCCGGGTGGCACCCTGTCCGGACCGACCATCATGGCGCTCGCTGATGCGGCCATGTATGCCGTGGTGTTGGGCAGGCTGGGGAAAGTTGAAATGGCGGTGACGTCCAACTTGAACATCAACTTCTTGTCCAGGCCTGCACCCGTCGATCTACTTGCCGACGCGCGGATACTTAAACTTGGTCGGCGTCAAGCTGTTTGTGAAGTCTCGCTCTATTCGCTGGGTGAGGAGGAGAATCTTGTCGCTCATGTGACCGGTACTTATGCGTTGCCATTGGTTGGTTAA
- a CDS encoding proline--tRNA ligase gives MRTSQYLLSTLKETPADAVVISHQLLLRAGMIRKLASGLYTWLPMGLRVLRKVETVVREEMNAAGALEVLMPAVQPAELWQESGRWQQYGPELLRLKDRHERDFCVGPTHEEVITDLARNELNSYKQLPLNFYQIQTKFRDEIRPRFGLMRGREFVMKDAYSFHMNQESLQETYGRMHQAYCNVFSRLGLDFRPVLADTGSIGGTGSHEFHVLADSGEDDIAFSDSSDYAANVEKAEALPRETERPSPGQELKLVDTPNTKTIADLVENFSLPIEKTIKTLVVHAAEEGKLVALIIRGDHELNEIKAANLAQVASPLVFASEAELRQAIGAGAGSLGPLNLPLPCVVDRSVALMSDFAIGANIDDKHYFGVNWERDLPLPEVADLRNVVAGDPSPDGKGTLVIKRGIEVGHIFQLGTKYSEAMKLNVLSEQGKPVTLSMGCYGIGVSRVVAAAIEQNYDERGILWPEALAPFQVALVPLKYETPAVKEATDKLYAELRAAGVDVLLDDRDKKTSPGVKFADMELIGIPHRIVVSERGLTEGNLEYKNRRETDSQAVPVSEVLPFITARVKR, from the coding sequence ATGCGTACCAGTCAGTACCTGCTGTCTACCCTCAAGGAAACCCCCGCCGATGCCGTGGTAATCAGCCACCAGTTGCTGCTGCGCGCCGGCATGATCCGCAAACTGGCCTCCGGCCTCTATACTTGGCTCCCAATGGGTCTGCGGGTGCTGCGCAAGGTCGAGACGGTGGTCCGCGAAGAGATGAACGCCGCCGGTGCGCTGGAGGTGCTGATGCCCGCTGTGCAGCCTGCCGAGTTGTGGCAGGAGTCAGGCCGCTGGCAGCAGTACGGCCCAGAACTGCTGCGCCTGAAGGACCGCCATGAGCGTGACTTCTGCGTTGGCCCGACCCATGAAGAAGTGATCACCGATCTGGCGCGCAACGAGCTGAACAGCTACAAGCAGCTGCCGCTCAACTTCTACCAGATCCAGACCAAGTTCCGTGACGAAATCCGTCCGCGCTTCGGCCTGATGCGCGGCCGCGAGTTCGTGATGAAGGACGCCTACTCCTTCCACATGAACCAGGAATCGCTGCAGGAAACCTACGGCCGCATGCACCAGGCGTACTGCAACGTGTTCAGCCGTCTGGGCCTGGATTTCCGCCCTGTGCTGGCCGACACCGGCTCCATCGGTGGCACCGGCTCCCACGAGTTCCATGTTCTGGCCGACTCGGGTGAAGACGACATCGCCTTCAGCGACAGCTCCGACTACGCCGCCAACGTCGAGAAGGCCGAAGCCCTGCCCCGCGAGACCGAGCGTCCCTCCCCGGGCCAGGAGCTGAAACTGGTCGACACCCCGAACACCAAGACCATCGCCGACCTGGTGGAAAACTTCAGCCTGCCTATCGAGAAGACCATCAAGACCCTGGTGGTGCATGCTGCCGAGGAAGGCAAACTGGTCGCCCTGATCATCCGCGGCGACCACGAGCTGAACGAGATCAAGGCCGCCAACCTGGCCCAGGTCGCCAGCCCGCTGGTATTCGCCAGCGAAGCCGAACTGCGCCAGGCCATAGGTGCCGGTGCCGGCTCACTCGGCCCGCTTAACCTGCCACTACCCTGCGTGGTGGACCGCTCCGTTGCCCTGATGAGCGATTTCGCCATCGGCGCCAATATCGACGACAAGCACTACTTCGGCGTGAACTGGGAGCGCGACCTGCCACTGCCGGAAGTCGCTGACCTGCGTAACGTGGTTGCTGGCGACCCGAGCCCCGACGGCAAGGGCACCCTGGTGATCAAGCGCGGCATCGAAGTCGGCCACATCTTCCAGTTGGGCACCAAGTACAGCGAAGCCATGAAGCTGAATGTACTCAGCGAACAGGGCAAGCCGGTCACCCTGAGCATGGGCTGCTACGGCATCGGTGTTTCCCGCGTGGTGGCTGCCGCCATCGAGCAGAACTACGACGAGCGTGGCATCCTCTGGCCGGAAGCCTTGGCGCCGTTCCAGGTCGCCCTGGTCCCGCTCAAGTACGAGACCCCCGCAGTCAAGGAAGCCACGGACAAGCTCTATGCCGAGCTGCGCGCAGCGGGTGTCGACGTCCTGCTGGATGACCGTGACAAGAAGACCAGCCCCGGCGTCAAATTCGCCGACATGGAGCTGATCGGCATTCCGCACCGCATCGTCGTGAGCGAGCGCGGCCTGACCGAAGGCAACCTGGAATACAAGAACCGCCGTGAAACCGACAGCCAGGCTGTGCCGGTCTCCGAGGTCCTGCCCTTCATCACCGCCCGCGTAAAACGCTGA
- a CDS encoding acylphosphatase: MGRICLHGYVSGKVQGVYYRQSTQEQADRLDLDGWVRNLADGRVEVLVEGEEGAVRELAAWLEQGPDEAQVTEVDLQEQPLQGITGFIVRR, from the coding sequence ATGGGGCGAATCTGTCTGCATGGCTACGTGAGCGGCAAAGTGCAGGGCGTCTACTACCGCCAATCAACCCAGGAGCAAGCGGATCGTCTGGACCTGGACGGTTGGGTGCGTAACCTGGCTGACGGTCGGGTCGAGGTACTGGTGGAAGGTGAAGAGGGCGCGGTGCGCGAGTTGGCTGCCTGGCTGGAACAAGGCCCGGACGAGGCGCAGGTGACGGAGGTCGATCTGCAGGAACAGCCGCTGCAGGGGATCACCGGCTTCATCGTAAGGCGCTGA
- a CDS encoding cold shock domain-containing protein — translation MTNRETGTVKWFNTSKGFGFISRDSGDDIFVHFRAIRGEGHRVLIEGQRVEFSVIQRDKGLQAEDVIAALPSRR, via the coding sequence ATGACCAACCGCGAAACCGGCACGGTGAAGTGGTTCAACACCTCGAAGGGCTTCGGATTCATCTCCCGCGATTCCGGGGATGACATCTTCGTGCACTTCCGCGCCATCCGTGGCGAAGGTCACCGCGTGCTGATCGAGGGTCAACGCGTAGAGTTCTCCGTCATCCAACGGGACAAGGGCCTGCAGGCAGAAGACGTCATTGCAGCACTGCCCAGTCGCCGCTGA
- a CDS encoding SDR family NAD(P)-dependent oxidoreductase, giving the protein MQSFTGKVAIITGAGSGIGRALAGQLASQGCHLALADIDPEGLEATASPLRREGLRLSTHALDVSSRDAVHAFADAVMTHHGQAHLVINNAGVAVSQTIAELRYDDFEWLMGINFWGVVHGTKAFLPHLLAQGEGHIVNLSSIFGIVSVPTQGAYNASKFAVRGFTEALRQELCGTPINVSCVHPGGIRTNIARSARFYRGVDGKTDATKAAARFDKLARTSADQAAQIILKGIRTNRPRIMVGADARFLDHLQRLLPANYPRLLGKLLSKG; this is encoded by the coding sequence ATGCAATCGTTTACAGGGAAGGTCGCGATCATCACGGGCGCCGGTTCCGGCATAGGCCGGGCCCTTGCCGGTCAACTGGCCAGCCAGGGTTGCCATCTTGCACTGGCCGACATCGACCCTGAAGGCCTCGAAGCCACCGCGTCGCCATTGCGCCGGGAAGGACTGCGACTGTCCACCCACGCCCTGGATGTTTCCAGCCGCGATGCCGTGCATGCGTTCGCCGATGCGGTCATGACCCATCACGGCCAGGCCCACCTGGTGATCAACAACGCCGGCGTGGCGGTCTCCCAGACCATCGCCGAACTGCGCTACGACGATTTCGAATGGCTGATGGGCATCAACTTCTGGGGCGTCGTCCACGGCACCAAGGCCTTTCTGCCACACCTCCTCGCCCAGGGCGAAGGCCATATCGTCAATCTGTCGAGCATCTTCGGCATCGTCAGCGTACCCACCCAGGGCGCCTACAACGCCAGCAAGTTTGCGGTTCGCGGCTTCACCGAGGCCTTGCGCCAGGAGCTTTGCGGAACACCGATCAACGTCAGTTGCGTTCACCCCGGCGGCATCCGCACCAACATCGCCCGTTCCGCACGCTTCTATCGGGGTGTCGATGGCAAGACGGACGCCACCAAGGCTGCGGCACGTTTCGACAAGCTGGCTCGCACCTCCGCCGACCAGGCCGCACAGATCATCCTCAAGGGCATACGCACCAACCGGCCACGCATCATGGTGGGCGCGGACGCCCGCTTCCTCGATCACCTGCAACGCCTACTGCCTGCCAACTACCCTCGCCTGCTGGGCAAGTTGCTGAGTAAGGGTTGA
- a CDS encoding GGDEF domain-containing protein — MSQPPKPPSLLELYPEETREAADLLKQAIPHMVRHSIPPNPVHYALWYTYSKGIEPDLNRRLDKITSDFDVFPPESALKLFRDYIIRGELEDARQGQQQVIDLVDDIEGDVSRSVTGSQAYQNSLTAGLAALHEPIIDDLPSVLNHLQESTQLMQEQQEQFLYRLRAAQTEIQHLRNQLERAQLAATLDGLTQVFNRQAFTRLLEQSLKNGQEGVALVMLDIDHFKQFNDQFGHPLGDRVLQHVGQLLRELLPPRAMAGRYGGEEFCVALRDCHDLGAARTFAEQLRSKMQALRVKVRRTDQILDTITASFGLALAEPGDTLESLITRADDALYQAKHNGRNRVHPPEAEAALTA; from the coding sequence ATGAGCCAGCCTCCGAAACCGCCGTCGCTGCTTGAGCTTTACCCCGAAGAAACCCGTGAGGCTGCCGACCTGCTGAAACAGGCCATCCCCCACATGGTGCGCCATTCGATCCCGCCAAATCCGGTGCACTACGCCCTCTGGTACACCTACAGCAAGGGCATTGAACCGGACCTCAATCGCCGCCTCGACAAGATCACCAGCGATTTCGACGTCTTCCCCCCGGAGTCGGCCCTCAAGCTGTTCCGTGACTACATCATTCGCGGGGAACTGGAAGACGCGCGCCAAGGCCAACAGCAGGTCATCGACCTGGTAGACGACATCGAGGGCGACGTCAGCCGCAGCGTCACGGGCAGTCAGGCGTACCAGAACAGCCTGACTGCGGGATTGGCCGCCCTGCACGAACCCATCATCGACGACCTGCCCAGCGTGCTGAACCATTTGCAGGAAAGCACTCAGCTGATGCAGGAGCAGCAAGAACAGTTCCTCTACCGCCTGCGCGCCGCACAAACGGAAATCCAGCACCTGCGCAACCAGCTGGAGCGTGCACAATTAGCCGCCACCCTGGACGGGTTGACCCAGGTGTTCAACCGTCAGGCCTTCACCCGACTACTGGAGCAGTCGCTGAAGAACGGTCAGGAAGGCGTGGCACTGGTCATGCTGGATATCGACCACTTCAAGCAGTTCAACGACCAGTTCGGCCACCCACTGGGAGACCGCGTACTCCAACATGTGGGCCAGTTGTTGCGGGAACTGCTGCCCCCCCGCGCAATGGCTGGCCGCTACGGCGGCGAGGAATTCTGCGTGGCGCTGCGTGACTGCCACGACCTCGGCGCAGCCCGTACCTTTGCCGAGCAACTGCGCAGCAAAATGCAGGCCCTGCGGGTCAAGGTTCGACGCACCGACCAAATCCTCGACACCATTACGGCCAGCTTCGGACTGGCACTGGCGGAACCGGGCGACACCCTCGAAAGTCTCATCACCCGAGCCGACGACGCCCTCTACCAAGCCAAACACAATGGCCGTAACCGGGTGCACCCACCAGAAGCCGAAGCAGCGCTAACCGCTTGA
- a CDS encoding TlpA disulfide reductase family protein — protein sequence MGSRLQAVIGGLVLLGAGLLLASCSDDVGGDQHGQKVAVERLEGQWLVINYWAEWCAPCRTEIPELNAFAEQQRDKGVKVLGVNFDGLQGDELGQATQKMGIQFTVLAEDPSKRYDLPRSEALPVTYIIDAQGRLRERLLGEQSAAGLTARLDELRKGS from the coding sequence ATGGGATCGCGACTCCAGGCTGTAATAGGGGGATTGGTTCTGCTGGGCGCCGGCCTGCTCCTGGCCAGCTGCTCGGACGACGTGGGGGGCGATCAGCATGGACAGAAGGTAGCGGTTGAGCGCCTCGAAGGCCAGTGGCTGGTGATCAATTATTGGGCAGAATGGTGCGCGCCGTGCCGCACGGAAATCCCCGAGCTCAACGCTTTCGCCGAGCAGCAGCGCGACAAGGGCGTGAAAGTCCTCGGCGTCAACTTCGATGGTCTGCAAGGCGACGAGCTCGGCCAGGCCACGCAGAAGATGGGCATCCAGTTCACTGTGCTGGCCGAAGACCCCTCCAAGCGTTATGACCTGCCACGCAGCGAGGCATTGCCTGTCACCTACATCATCGATGCTCAGGGCAGACTGCGTGAGCGCCTGCTGGGCGAGCAGAGCGCCGCAGGGCTCACTGCGCGACTCGATGAACTGCGCAAAGGGAGCTAG